In Lysinibacillus sp. FSL M8-0337, the following proteins share a genomic window:
- a CDS encoding DUF1232 domain-containing protein, producing the protein MDNNLNKQNKQEHHDFYQKLREKFVQFFTSKTGKNHRYADYLLFVPDIFHLLIKIVTDPAIDSKSKTLIGATITYFIFPMDVLPEGIFGFGGFLDDLMLATYVLNMTINKLGPEVIEKHWTGDEKLLGLLQKLTETSEELLSKVPAKSIVTNYLNKNNK; encoded by the coding sequence ATGGATAACAACTTAAACAAACAGAATAAGCAGGAACATCATGATTTTTATCAAAAATTACGGGAGAAATTTGTACAATTTTTCACTTCAAAAACAGGGAAGAACCATCGCTATGCGGATTATTTATTATTTGTACCTGATATATTTCATTTACTAATTAAAATCGTGACAGATCCTGCAATTGACTCTAAAAGTAAAACATTAATTGGAGCAACCATTACGTATTTTATTTTCCCAATGGATGTTTTACCAGAAGGTATATTTGGTTTTGGCGGTTTTCTGGATGACTTGATGTTAGCCACGTATGTTCTTAATATGACGATTAATAAATTGGGCCCTGAAGTGATTGAAAAACATTGGACTGGTGATGAAAAATTACTTGGACTTTTACAAAAACTAACAGAAACAAGCGAGGAACTTTTAAGTAAGGTTCCTGCAAAATCAATTGTTACAAACTATCTGAACAAAAACAATAAATAA
- a CDS encoding cold-shock protein produces MKQGTVKWFNSEKGFGFIEVEGENDVFVHFSAIQGEGFKTLDEGQKVEFEVVDGNRGPQAANVTKL; encoded by the coding sequence ATGAAACAAGGTACAGTAAAATGGTTTAACTCAGAAAAAGGTTTTGGATTCATCGAAGTTGAAGGCGAAAACGACGTATTCGTACACTTCTCAGCTATCCAAGGCGAAGGTTTCAAAACACTTGACGAAGGTCAAAAAGTGGAATTCGAAGTTGTAGATGGCAACCGCGGACCACAAGCTGCTAACGTAACTAAACTTTAA
- a CDS encoding DUF1033 family protein, translating to MYTILYMKADYEPWWKFEGWEAFIQTKETFDTKEQFEQALQRKLQHFRSVYEHEATKEGGFWAFWSEDESFYCEACDDDAQVYHGIMAFEGHC from the coding sequence ATGTATACAATACTTTACATGAAAGCTGACTATGAGCCTTGGTGGAAATTTGAAGGCTGGGAAGCTTTTATTCAAACGAAAGAAACGTTTGATACAAAAGAGCAATTTGAGCAGGCATTACAACGGAAATTACAGCATTTTCGATCAGTATATGAACATGAAGCGACTAAAGAGGGAGGTTTTTGGGCTTTTTGGTCTGAAGATGAAAGTTTTTACTGTGAAGCCTGTGATGATGATGCCCAAGTATACCATGGCATCATGGCGTTTGAAGGGCATTGTTAA
- a CDS encoding globin-coupled sensor protein — protein MFSSIRPKAELEELLKRGTNLSATGRFNKTLAFNHFNQQDEENLKTLFYKLKDITPSMNAIFKNYLNEISPSSQQTISEENISRYLTQFFLATRDDEYVDETVKFFNLFRKNQYEPGKLIVVFNQFAFYITTYILHNFGLKPYKAFEYMKSFQSAVNVDQELLVEVLTERIIENVVAEISSLMDVNAKIMYMKDLVFSLDKQNEEIQSSTAATEEIAASINEVARMSSHISEKTTESVDHAVKGKNAIEHALSEIFKTEETFTTIVESFTELQKRVNDIEHVVTLINQIADQTNLLALNASIEAARAGEHGKGFAVVAQEVRKLAEGTVSALSEVSTNVHHLKSYSNDVSHSITETTTIIKEATIEAKQSLPLLNAIVAAIEGINLDVTNTAAISQEQAAAIDEVSARMIEISGHQDDIRDYSYNTSSDIHLLGQEINRFRNDIIANNNVQLSSIALLQLSKADHILWKWRIYNMFLGLEEVQPSDVSSHTECRLGKWYSAPRTVERFGHLQDYGELDAYHLQVHKSAKLAAEAYQEGNIQKADGHLKEVDEASKRVLFYINNLIAYLEKERVMQ, from the coding sequence ATGTTTTCAAGTATTCGACCTAAGGCCGAGCTAGAAGAATTGCTAAAGCGAGGGACCAACTTAAGTGCAACAGGCCGTTTCAACAAGACATTGGCATTTAATCATTTTAATCAACAAGATGAAGAAAATTTAAAGACTCTCTTTTATAAACTGAAGGATATTACGCCTTCTATGAATGCAATATTTAAAAATTATTTAAATGAAATCTCTCCCTCCTCTCAACAAACGATCAGTGAAGAAAATATTAGTCGCTATTTAACGCAATTTTTCTTGGCCACTCGTGATGATGAATATGTGGATGAAACGGTAAAGTTTTTTAATCTGTTTCGAAAAAACCAATATGAGCCTGGTAAGTTAATTGTAGTATTTAACCAATTTGCCTTTTATATTACGACTTACATTTTACATAACTTTGGTTTAAAACCATACAAAGCTTTTGAGTATATGAAATCTTTCCAATCAGCTGTCAATGTTGACCAGGAACTACTTGTGGAAGTATTAACAGAGCGTATTATCGAGAACGTTGTCGCTGAAATTTCTTCACTCATGGATGTAAATGCAAAAATTATGTACATGAAAGATTTAGTATTTAGTTTAGATAAACAAAATGAAGAAATACAATCATCTACTGCCGCAACAGAGGAAATTGCCGCATCGATCAATGAAGTTGCTCGTATGTCCTCGCATATTTCTGAGAAAACAACGGAATCAGTTGACCATGCTGTCAAAGGTAAGAATGCCATTGAGCATGCTTTATCGGAAATTTTTAAAACGGAAGAAACGTTTACTACCATCGTTGAATCGTTTACTGAGTTACAAAAACGCGTCAATGATATTGAACACGTTGTGACATTAATAAACCAAATTGCCGATCAAACAAACTTACTTGCACTGAATGCCTCAATTGAAGCTGCTCGTGCTGGTGAACATGGCAAAGGATTTGCTGTTGTAGCGCAAGAAGTCCGCAAATTAGCAGAAGGAACGGTTTCCGCACTTAGCGAAGTATCGACAAATGTTCACCATCTGAAAAGTTACTCCAATGATGTTTCGCATTCCATAACAGAAACAACAACGATTATTAAAGAAGCAACAATTGAAGCAAAACAATCATTACCATTGCTAAATGCTATTGTCGCTGCAATTGAAGGAATTAATCTCGATGTAACAAATACGGCTGCCATTTCACAAGAGCAAGCTGCTGCTATTGACGAAGTATCCGCACGAATGATTGAAATTTCCGGCCATCAAGATGATATTCGTGATTATAGTTATAATACATCAAGCGATATTCACTTACTCGGTCAAGAAATTAATCGCTTCCGTAATGATATTATCGCGAATAATAATGTCCAGTTATCTTCCATTGCTTTGTTACAACTTTCAAAAGCAGACCATATTTTATGGAAATGGCGTATTTATAATATGTTCCTCGGATTAGAAGAAGTTCAACCAAGCGACGTGTCTTCACATACTGAATGCCGACTTGGTAAATGGTATAGTGCTCCTCGGACAGTGGAACGTTTTGGTCATTTACAAGATTATGGTGAATTAGACGCATATCATTTACAAGTGCATAAATCGGCTAAATTGGCTGCGGAAGCATATCAAGAAGGTAATATTCAAAAAGCTGATGGCCATTTAAAAGAGGTAGACGAAGCCTCGAAGCGTGTTCTATTCTATATTAATAATTTAATTGCATACTTGGAAAAAGAACGTGTTATGCAGTAA
- a CDS encoding acylphosphatase: MNKRALIKFFGDVYGTGYRFFIKQKAIELGLKGYCKLNAQEQIEVEVEGSKKAIDEFLLFVQKGVSLQADSNSFTLELFDDLKGYVRMESDIV; the protein is encoded by the coding sequence GTGAACAAGAGAGCGCTGATTAAATTTTTCGGAGATGTTTATGGAACAGGATATCGCTTTTTTATTAAACAAAAAGCGATAGAACTAGGCTTGAAAGGTTACTGCAAGTTGAATGCTCAAGAGCAAATAGAAGTAGAGGTAGAAGGTTCAAAAAAAGCAATTGATGAATTTCTACTATTTGTTCAAAAGGGTGTTAGCCTTCAAGCAGATTCAAATTCTTTTACTTTAGAACTTTTCGACGATTTAAAAGGTTATGTACGTATGGAGTCGGACATTGTTTAA
- a CDS encoding 5-bromo-4-chloroindolyl phosphate hydrolysis family protein, whose product MLSIGQFFSRHTASLLISLSTVSITAFAANPGFFLGGCLFAGTYATSTTLLKLNQKRKVMHIAGITKDEYKHIDLQLSTANKHIQTLSQNYLRVRSVSAFKQLLEMTRISKNIVKIVKTDPRKFYNVEPFFYAHLPSAVELTEKYTMLSKQPVKDKEIQITLSKTRETLADLNSTFQIDLKDALSNDIDHLQMEIEFANRSNLKRKEQLEWRGEEK is encoded by the coding sequence ATGCTCAGTATCGGACAGTTTTTCTCAAGACATACCGCTAGCCTTTTAATTTCTCTATCAACTGTTTCTATTACAGCGTTTGCGGCAAATCCAGGATTCTTCCTTGGTGGTTGTTTGTTCGCTGGAACATATGCAACGAGCACAACATTGCTAAAACTCAATCAAAAAAGAAAAGTTATGCACATAGCAGGAATTACAAAGGATGAGTATAAACATATTGATTTACAGCTATCGACAGCTAACAAACATATTCAAACATTAAGCCAAAACTATTTACGTGTACGTTCGGTGTCAGCCTTTAAGCAATTACTCGAAATGACACGTATTTCAAAAAACATCGTCAAAATTGTCAAAACTGATCCAAGAAAGTTTTACAATGTGGAGCCATTTTTCTATGCGCACCTTCCTTCTGCTGTTGAATTGACTGAAAAGTATACAATGCTGTCAAAACAGCCTGTCAAAGATAAAGAAATCCAAATTACATTATCAAAGACGCGCGAAACATTAGCGGATTTAAATTCCACGTTTCAAATTGACTTAAAGGATGCACTGTCTAATGATATCGATCATCTTCAAATGGAAATTGAATTCGCAAACCGTTCCAATTTAAAACGGAAAGAACAATTGGAATGGCGAGGCGAGGAAAAATGA
- a CDS encoding toxic anion resistance protein — protein MTANRDAFVHLDSLQGISPLVQSYLASSNQEAMETYETLSPLAQSRALLYASQIDLTSFESVLSLGQDSQRAVSQFADRMLAQVKDKDVTKIGQMLDSLMQTLDRVDPAALEPKKPSFFKKMFGKTSPSIKQTLTEFERISIQVERIGVQLERAQLQLLKDVELLEQLYAHNRGFFEELATAIAAGLLKKQQAIEVELPTKIDIVQTTKQPLAVQQLNDFTAQLERLDQRIYDLQVSQQVALQTAPQIRMIQQANQTLAEKIEFSIVTLIPLWKNQLAMMLSMNMDHHYNQLEERLARTNERFTSPTFEQQVMKFKETQQELKTAIQDVFALHTATEQDRQHLQLDVAGMKKTTKE, from the coding sequence ATGACAGCTAACAGAGATGCTTTCGTCCATTTAGATTCATTGCAAGGAATCTCACCTCTTGTACAAAGCTATTTAGCATCGTCAAATCAAGAAGCGATGGAGACCTATGAGACATTGTCACCTCTTGCCCAAAGTCGTGCACTTTTATATGCAAGTCAAATCGACCTAACTAGTTTTGAATCCGTATTATCATTAGGTCAAGACTCTCAACGTGCAGTCTCTCAATTTGCAGATCGTATGCTCGCCCAAGTGAAAGATAAAGATGTCACAAAAATTGGTCAAATGCTAGATTCCTTAATGCAAACATTAGATCGAGTAGACCCTGCGGCATTAGAGCCAAAAAAACCTTCTTTCTTCAAAAAAATGTTCGGTAAAACGAGTCCTAGCATCAAACAAACGTTAACAGAATTTGAACGCATTAGTATTCAAGTCGAACGAATTGGTGTTCAACTCGAACGTGCACAACTACAACTGTTAAAAGACGTAGAACTGTTAGAACAGCTATATGCACACAATAGAGGATTTTTTGAAGAGCTTGCCACTGCTATTGCAGCTGGGCTGTTGAAAAAACAGCAAGCCATTGAAGTAGAACTACCTACAAAAATTGATATTGTACAAACAACTAAACAACCGCTAGCCGTTCAGCAGCTCAATGATTTTACTGCACAACTCGAAAGACTTGACCAACGTATTTATGATTTACAAGTGTCCCAGCAGGTTGCATTACAAACTGCCCCTCAAATACGGATGATTCAACAAGCTAATCAAACGCTTGCTGAGAAAATAGAGTTTTCAATTGTGACACTCATTCCGCTTTGGAAAAATCAATTAGCTATGATGTTATCCATGAATATGGATCATCATTATAACCAATTAGAAGAAAGACTGGCACGAACGAATGAGCGTTTTACCAGCCCTACTTTTGAACAGCAAGTAATGAAATTTAAAGAAACACAGCAGGAGCTTAAAACGGCCATTCAAGATGTTTTTGCTTTGCATACCGCTACAGAACAGGATAGACAACATTTACAACTCGATGTTGCGGGGATGAAAAAAACAACGAAGGAATAA
- a CDS encoding DUF6501 family protein encodes MLHLKWKDAPTLRTVTCKHTNASKYLVSNVLTVGKEYEVKNETEEFIFIIDNTGNIGGYYKEYFA; translated from the coding sequence ATGTTACATTTAAAATGGAAAGATGCGCCAACACTTCGTACGGTTACGTGCAAACATACGAATGCATCAAAATATTTAGTATCCAACGTATTAACAGTAGGAAAAGAGTATGAAGTGAAAAATGAAACAGAAGAGTTCATTTTCATTATTGACAACACTGGTAATATCGGTGGTTACTACAAAGAGTATTTCGCATAA
- a CDS encoding amino acid ABC transporter ATP-binding protein, protein MAIIQIEHLSKSFGRNQVLKDVNFKVEKGEVVCLIGSSGSGKSTLLRCINLLETPNGGEIIYKGENILDEKHNIKAYRTHLGMVFQQFNLFNNHNVLKNCTVGQVKVLKRSKEEAEKTALKYLKIVGMDQYVNAKPRQLSGGQKQRVAIARALSMNPDVMLFDEPTSALDPEMVGEVLKVMRELADSGNTMLIVTHEMEFAKEVADRVVFMDKGVIVEEGPPSKVLVNPEHERTKEFLKRTLK, encoded by the coding sequence ATGGCAATCATTCAAATAGAGCATTTAAGTAAATCATTTGGACGTAACCAAGTGTTGAAAGATGTGAATTTTAAAGTAGAAAAAGGAGAGGTTGTATGTTTAATCGGTTCATCAGGTTCCGGTAAATCAACACTCTTACGTTGCATTAATTTACTTGAAACGCCAAACGGTGGCGAAATTATTTATAAAGGGGAAAATATTTTAGACGAAAAGCATAATATTAAAGCTTATCGTACCCATTTAGGAATGGTTTTCCAACAGTTTAATTTATTTAACAATCATAATGTGTTAAAAAATTGTACAGTAGGGCAAGTAAAGGTGTTAAAACGTTCAAAAGAAGAAGCAGAGAAAACAGCCTTGAAGTATCTTAAAATCGTTGGCATGGATCAATACGTCAATGCTAAGCCGCGTCAACTTTCTGGTGGTCAAAAGCAGCGTGTAGCGATTGCGCGGGCATTATCGATGAATCCAGATGTGATGCTATTTGATGAACCGACATCTGCGCTAGATCCAGAAATGGTCGGGGAAGTCTTAAAAGTTATGCGAGAGTTAGCGGATTCTGGAAATACGATGTTAATCGTAACACATGAAATGGAGTTTGCGAAGGAAGTTGCAGATCGTGTTGTATTTATGGATAAAGGGGTAATTGTGGAAGAGGGACCACCATCGAAGGTGCTAGTAAACCCAGAACATGAACGTACAAAAGAGTTTTTAAAACGAACGCTGAAGTAA
- a CDS encoding amino acid ABC transporter permease, giving the protein MSLDWIISIIENNWQMFLRGAYYTLLISIISTVIGAFIGFFIGIMHTIPVRKKGIKYYVLKCFNFILTCYVEFFRGTPMIVQAMVVFYGLDIAFGIDMHFITAGILVVSLNTGAYMAEIVRGGIVSIDKGQYEAASAIGMGHVQIMMYVVLPQVARNILPATGNQLIMNIKDTAVLSVIGVTELFFQTKSISGNNFRYFESFFVACVLYFIMTFTASRILLYVEKRLDGPDAYQKELKEID; this is encoded by the coding sequence ATGAGTTTAGATTGGATCATTTCTATTATAGAAAACAACTGGCAAATGTTTTTACGAGGTGCGTATTATACATTACTTATTTCAATTATCAGTACAGTCATTGGTGCATTTATCGGATTTTTTATTGGGATTATGCATACCATTCCAGTACGTAAAAAAGGTATAAAATATTATGTATTAAAATGTTTTAATTTTATACTGACATGCTATGTAGAATTTTTCCGTGGTACACCAATGATTGTACAAGCAATGGTAGTATTTTACGGACTAGATATTGCTTTTGGTATTGATATGCACTTTATTACGGCAGGTATTTTAGTCGTTTCGCTTAATACAGGTGCTTATATGGCAGAAATTGTTCGCGGAGGGATTGTTTCCATTGATAAAGGACAGTACGAAGCTGCTTCTGCCATTGGGATGGGTCATGTGCAAATAATGATGTATGTCGTATTACCACAAGTTGCGCGTAATATTTTACCTGCAACAGGCAACCAATTAATTATGAATATTAAAGATACGGCCGTTTTAAGTGTGATTGGCGTAACAGAACTATTTTTCCAAACGAAATCAATATCAGGTAATAACTTCCGCTATTTCGAATCATTCTTTGTGGCATGTGTGCTGTACTTTATCATGACATTTACGGCATCAAGAATTTTATTATACGTTGAAAAACGCCTTGATGGACCGGATGCTTATCAAAAAGAATTAAAGGAAATTGACTAA
- a CDS encoding transporter substrate-binding domain-containing protein has protein sequence MKRKWLLFMLTAMTAILLAACGAGDKSEDKASGDAAKEEAGGEFRIGMEAGYPPFNWTQQDDANGAVKIADNAEYAGGYDVQMAKKIAEGLGKELVIVKMEWDGLVPALQSKKIDAIVAGMSPTEERKQTIDFTENYYTSDFVMVIKKGSKYEDAKSIQDFSGAKVTSQLNTSNYNVIDQIKGVEKQTAMENFSAMRVALEAGKIDGYVAERPEGISAAAANDKFTFVSFEEGFDTDISNTSIAVGLRKGDASLDKINEILKGISEDDRQKIMEEAILQQPAAQ, from the coding sequence ATGAAAAGAAAATGGTTGCTATTTATGTTAACGGCAATGACAGCGATTTTGTTAGCAGCTTGTGGTGCTGGAGACAAATCAGAAGACAAAGCATCAGGCGATGCGGCGAAAGAAGAAGCAGGTGGAGAATTCCGTATAGGTATGGAAGCAGGTTATCCTCCATTTAACTGGACACAGCAAGATGATGCAAATGGTGCAGTAAAAATTGCTGATAATGCAGAATATGCAGGCGGCTATGATGTACAAATGGCGAAAAAGATTGCTGAAGGTTTAGGAAAAGAATTAGTTATTGTCAAAATGGAATGGGATGGTTTAGTTCCAGCTCTACAATCCAAAAAAATTGATGCGATTGTAGCCGGAATGTCTCCAACTGAAGAACGTAAACAAACAATTGATTTTACAGAAAACTACTATACTTCTGATTTCGTCATGGTAATTAAAAAAGGTAGTAAATATGAAGATGCAAAATCTATTCAAGATTTTTCAGGTGCAAAAGTGACTTCACAGTTAAATACGTCTAACTACAATGTAATCGATCAAATTAAGGGCGTAGAAAAACAAACAGCAATGGAGAACTTCTCTGCAATGCGTGTCGCTTTAGAAGCAGGCAAAATTGATGGTTATGTAGCAGAGCGTCCAGAAGGTATTTCTGCTGCAGCAGCGAATGACAAATTTACATTTGTATCATTCGAAGAAGGCTTTGATACAGATATTTCAAATACTTCCATTGCAGTTGGTTTACGTAAAGGTGATGCAAGTCTAGATAAAATCAATGAAATCCTAAAAGGTATTTCAGAAGATGATCGCCAAAAAATTATGGAAGAAGCAATTCTTCAACAACCAGCAGCACAGTAA
- the odhB gene encoding 2-oxoglutarate dehydrogenase complex dihydrolipoyllysine-residue succinyltransferase produces MAEIKVPELAESITEGSIAQWVKKVGDRVEKGEFIVELETDKVNAEIISEEAGVLTQILAEEGDTVLVGQVIAVVEAGEGAAPAPAAAPVAVAPTPAAPQAAAPTPAPVVEETSGERVIASPAARKLAREKGIDLAAVSPVDPQGRVRVQDVAAHGTAPVAAPQAAPAAPKAVVAVDESRVTIEKMSRRRQTIAKRLLEVKQSTAMLTTFNEVDMTNVMALRSRKKEQFFESTGSKLGFMSFFTKAVVAALKKYPYVNAQIVGDEIHLNNFFDIGVAVSTEEGLVVPVVRDADRKNFAEIEDSIADLAKKARDKKLGIADLQGGSFTITNGGVFGSLMSTPIMNGTQAAILGMHSIKKRPVEVNGEVEIRPMMYLALSYDHRIIDGKDSVGFLKTVKELLENPEDLLLNS; encoded by the coding sequence GTGGCTGAAATTAAAGTCCCTGAATTAGCAGAATCGATTACAGAAGGTAGTATTGCACAGTGGGTTAAAAAAGTGGGCGACCGCGTTGAAAAAGGTGAATTTATCGTTGAACTTGAAACAGATAAAGTAAACGCTGAAATCATCTCTGAAGAAGCTGGCGTATTAACACAAATTTTAGCTGAAGAAGGCGATACTGTTCTTGTAGGTCAAGTAATCGCAGTTGTTGAAGCTGGCGAAGGTGCAGCACCAGCACCAGCTGCAGCACCAGTTGCAGTAGCTCCAACACCAGCAGCGCCACAAGCAGCAGCTCCAACACCAGCACCAGTTGTAGAAGAAACTTCAGGTGAGCGTGTTATTGCGTCTCCTGCAGCACGTAAACTGGCTCGTGAAAAAGGTATTGACCTTGCAGCTGTATCTCCAGTAGATCCACAAGGCCGTGTACGTGTACAAGATGTTGCAGCTCATGGTACAGCACCAGTGGCAGCACCACAAGCAGCGCCAGCAGCACCAAAAGCAGTAGTAGCTGTTGACGAATCTCGTGTAACAATTGAAAAAATGAGCCGTCGTCGTCAAACAATTGCTAAACGTCTATTAGAAGTGAAGCAATCAACAGCAATGCTTACAACATTCAATGAAGTAGATATGACAAACGTAATGGCATTACGTTCACGTAAAAAAGAACAATTCTTTGAGTCAACTGGCTCTAAGCTTGGTTTCATGTCATTCTTCACTAAAGCAGTAGTGGCTGCTCTTAAAAAATACCCATATGTGAATGCTCAAATCGTTGGCGATGAAATTCACTTAAATAACTTCTTTGATATTGGTGTAGCTGTATCAACTGAAGAAGGTTTAGTAGTACCAGTTGTTCGCGATGCTGATCGTAAAAACTTTGCTGAAATTGAAGATTCAATTGCAGATTTAGCTAAAAAAGCTCGCGATAAAAAATTAGGTATCGCTGATCTTCAAGGTGGTTCATTCACGATTACAAATGGTGGTGTATTCGGTTCATTAATGTCAACACCTATTATGAACGGTACGCAAGCTGCTATTTTAGGAATGCACTCAATTAAAAAACGTCCAGTAGAAGTGAACGGTGAAGTAGAAATTCGTCCTATGATGTACTTAGCACTATCTTATGACCACCGTATTATCGATGGTAAAGATTCTGTAGGCTTCCTTAAAACAGTTAAAGAATTACTTGAAAATCCAGAAGATTTATTACTAAATTCTTAA